In Synechococcus sp. KORDI-100, a single window of DNA contains:
- a CDS encoding FAD-binding oxidoreductase encodes MQHRYDVVVVGGGTTGAAAAYHLSEAGVNNMLCLEMGRPGEGRTQPEQVPDETPLVASDESVYVPNFSGSRVFEGGPKGPRTIKMIATLPPYVMLDGFADLFGWDGVKTFLDLSQHGLKLQVDLANRYLPDPQQQIKQDGSLMVCEADQASRLKQEFEFLQKLDCPCEWWYEEQVIEVQGSAAGYVAGIWFPQHARIDSVTYAKVLLDAAVQSGSLTLKQECSPVVDVKDSEAGDHVVIQLADGELIQASQAIVATGGMYMDKLLAGILTPRYSYLAALPHRDPGPMGGMQAPNSANFFTLGFSHDWCVTDNFVRISGEDHYSGLKSPRAKQRCGRLAQWGWEKYPYLEFGADYPSTYGIYSETPDYMPLVGKPDSSSRVCYMVGCNAWGQASLSAAAALAPALLGYREMSELEQSTADLFSIRRFSARSTSPSL; translated from the coding sequence GTGCAGCATCGTTATGACGTCGTTGTCGTCGGCGGGGGAACGACAGGAGCAGCAGCTGCGTACCACCTCAGCGAAGCAGGGGTGAACAACATGCTCTGCCTCGAAATGGGGCGACCAGGGGAAGGGCGAACACAGCCTGAACAGGTTCCAGACGAAACGCCACTGGTCGCCAGCGATGAATCCGTTTACGTACCAAATTTCAGCGGCTCAAGGGTGTTTGAAGGCGGGCCAAAAGGGCCAAGAACGATCAAAATGATTGCGACTCTGCCTCCATACGTAATGTTGGATGGCTTCGCAGACTTATTTGGATGGGATGGAGTAAAAACTTTTCTGGATCTTTCTCAACATGGCCTAAAGCTACAAGTTGACTTAGCCAATCGGTACCTACCAGATCCGCAGCAACAGATCAAACAGGATGGTTCATTAATGGTCTGCGAGGCCGACCAAGCCAGCCGACTGAAGCAGGAGTTTGAGTTTCTTCAGAAGTTGGATTGCCCCTGCGAATGGTGGTATGAAGAACAAGTGATTGAGGTCCAGGGCTCCGCCGCTGGCTATGTGGCAGGAATCTGGTTCCCTCAGCATGCACGAATTGATTCCGTCACCTATGCCAAGGTTCTGTTGGATGCCGCGGTCCAGTCTGGTTCACTCACACTCAAGCAGGAATGCTCCCCAGTCGTTGATGTAAAAGATTCAGAGGCAGGCGATCATGTTGTGATCCAATTGGCTGATGGCGAATTGATTCAAGCCAGCCAGGCAATCGTCGCGACAGGCGGAATGTATATGGATAAATTGCTAGCCGGAATATTAACACCTCGATACAGCTATCTCGCTGCACTTCCGCACAGAGATCCAGGACCGATGGGTGGAATGCAGGCACCCAATTCAGCGAATTTTTTCACACTAGGTTTTTCACATGATTGGTGCGTTACAGACAATTTCGTTCGAATCAGCGGCGAAGATCATTACAGCGGCTTGAAAAGCCCACGAGCCAAACAACGTTGTGGACGGCTTGCCCAATGGGGTTGGGAAAAGTATCCCTACCTTGAATTTGGAGCTGACTACCCATCCACCTACGGGATTTACTCAGAAACACCAGATTACATGCCACTTGTTGGAAAGCCAGACTCCAGCAGCAGGGTTTGCTACATGGTTGGCTGCAACGCCTGGGGACAGGCCTCACTTTCAGCCGCCGCCGCTCTGGCACCGGCCTTACTCGGGTACCGCGAGATGTCTGAGCTCGAGCAATCCACCGCCGATTTGTTTTCGATCCGCCGCTTTTCGGCACGCTCAACCTCTCCGAGCTTGTAG